DNA sequence from the Candidatus Limnocylindrales bacterium genome:
CCAGCCGAGTTCCTTCTGCGCCTTGGCGGAGCTGACGACCTCACGGCGCCCTACGAACGTCAGCGCCAGGTTCACCGCCTTGTCGAACCAGGCGATGATCCACATCAGGAAGTAGGGAAGCTTGCCGGTCGGCACGCGATAGCCGCGCGGGTTGTACTCCTCGGCAAGGATGCGGGCGATGTCCTGCACCCAGATGTGATCGCCGGCGCAGATGTAACGGTTGCCGGCCGCCTGCGGCAGCTCCATCGCCAGACGGTGCGCGATGGCGATGTCGCGAACGTCCACGGGCGCAAAGCCGATCTCGGGGCATGCCGGCATGTCGCGCACCATCAGCTTGCGAATGAGCTCGCCGGACGTGCCCTGGTCCGCGTTCAGGAGCGGGCCCATGACGAACCCGGGATTGATGACCGACAGCTCGAAACGCTGCTCGGCAGGAAGACCGCGCACGAAGTCCCACGCCGCGCGCTCGGCCAGCGTCTTGCTCTTCGGATATGGATCGCACCTGGCCGGGTCGGACCAGTCTTCCTCGGTCAGCACCTTGTCCTGGCCGGAGGCGTGGCCGTAGGCGACTGCCGCCACGGACGAGGTCATCACGACGCGCCGCACGGTTCCGGAGGCGGCGCATGCACGCAGCACGCGCAGCGCTCCATCCACGGCCGGGCGGATCAGCTCGTTCTCGTCCTTGGGCACTTCGGGCGGGAAGGGCGAAGCCACGTGCTGCACGTAGGTGCATCCGGTCACCGCTTCGTGCCATCCGCGATCGGCGGAGAGATCGGCCTCCACGAGCTCGAGCGAGCCGCCGAGCTGCGCCGCCAGGCGCCGCAGATGCTCGTGCTTGGCCGTATCGGAAAGTCGGCGCACGGTGCCGCGAACGCGGTAGCCATGCTCCATGAGCTCGCGGATGCAATGTCCGGCGATGTATCCGGTGGCACCGGTGACGAGGACGAGCGGCTCGGGCGACTCAGCCATGGAATTCCTCCTGTGCGACGACGAGTGGGACGCTGCCGCGAAAGTTGACAGTCTGGGCACATGTTGTCAAGTTCGTGCGATGGCGGCACCGGCCGAGACGACGCGCCCGACGCGTCGCGATGCGACGCGCGAAGCGATCCTCGAGGCCGCCCTGCGGTGCTTCGGCCGCGACGGCTTCCGGCGCACCGCGCTCGATCGGGTCGCGCGCGAGGCCGGCATCTCGCGCGCCGCGCTGTACCTGCACTTCGCGAACAAGGAGGAGCTGTTTCGGGCGCTCGTCGAAGATCTCCATGCCCGCTCGCTCGAGGACGCCATCGCCGCATCGCGGGCGGACGCGCCGGCCGTGGAGCGGCTGACCGGGGCGATCTGCGCCAAGACGGCGAGGTTCTTCGATCTGCTGCGTTCCTCCGAGCACGCGCAGGAGTTCCTCGACGAGAACCACCGGCTGTGCGGCTCGATTTCCGCCGCCTTCGCGCTTCGCCATGCACGGCTGCTCGCGCGCATCCTGGCTTCCGCCGACGCCGCCGGTGAGCTTTCGCTGGCCGCTGCCGGGGTTTCCGCCGCCCAGATTGCCGAGTTGCTGCTCGATACGGCCGAAGGCATCAAGACGCGCAACCTTTCGGTCCTTTCTTCGGCCGCGTACCGGAAACGGCTGGGAGATGCGGTGCGCCTCGTGCTCGCGGGGCTGGTGGCGCCGCCGCAAAGGAGGCGTGCATCGGCGGCGCGCGCGACGCCCAGAGGCACGCGGTGACGGTGCCGTGCCGCGGCACGCGTCGAAACGGCCGCCGCCGACGCGGCGGCCTGCCGTGACGAGGTCGGCGCGATGATCGTTCACCTGATCGACGGGACCTACGAGCTGTTCCGCCACTTCTACGGCCTGCGCCGCTTTCACAAGGGCGAGGATCGCGCGTTCGGCGGCGTGCTCGGGGTGCTGCGCACCGTGGTGCAGATGCTGGAGGATGGCGCGACGCACGTCGGCGTGGCCACCGATCACGTCATCGAGTCGTTCCGCAATCAGCTCTGGCCCGGCTACAAGACCGGCGAAGGCATCGAGCCTTCGCTGCTGGCGCAATTCCATCCGCTCGAAGACGCGCTTGCCGCGATGGGAGTTGCGCTCTGGCCGATGGTCGAGCTGGAGGCGGACGACGCGCTGGCATCGGTGGCCGCGGTCGCAGCCGAGGACGTACGCGTCGAGCAGGTGCAGATCTGGTCGCCGGACAAGGATCTGGCCCAGTGCGTGCGCGGCGAGCGCATCGTGCAGGTGGACCGACGCAGCAAGCAGGTTCGCGATGCGCAGGCTGTGCGGCAGAAGTTCGGCGTGGAGCCCGCGCAGATCGCCGACTATCTGGCGCTGGTCGGCGATGCAGCCGACGGCTATCCCGGCCTGTCCGGCGTCGGCGCCAAGACGGCGGTGCGACTGCTCGGCAGGTACGGAAGCATCGAAGCCCTGCCCGACGACGTGCTGGGTGAGCAGCGCCAGCAGGCGCTGCTGTTCAAGCGCCTGGCCACGCTGCGGACGGATGCGCAGCTCGTCTCGGGCGTGGATGAGCTGCTGTGGCGCGGGCCGACGGCGGGATTCGAGGCGTGGGCGAAACGCGTCGGCGATGTCCGGCTCGTCGCGCGCTGCGCGGCCGTCGTCGCGGCACGCGCGAGCGCAAAGTGACCGTGCGGCCGCGGCAGGGTGGCTGCGGTTGGAGGCAGCCCCCCGCCGCGACGGTGCCCGATGCCGCCGTGCGGCGGGCCGCGGCGCCCGCGCCTGCGGCCGCCCTCGCGCGATGGCAACGCAGGCGCGCCTGCTCTACGACAGCGACGCCGGCGGCTCGCGCCGGCAAAGGACGCTCATGACCGAGCCGCTCGCGTTCAATCCCTTCGACTACGACACGCGCTGGAACCCGTATCCGTTGTACGCCAAGGCCCGCCGGGATCATCCCGTCTACCGCCACCCCGAGTTCCCGATCATCTCGGTGTTCCGGCATGCCGACGTCGAGGCGATCCTGAAGGATGCCGCGCGGTGGTCGAATCAGATCCGCGTTCCCGGCGTGGACATGTCGGCGATGGGACCGCCGAGCATGCTCGGGCAGGACGCGCCCGAGCACACGCGCCTGCGCGGCCTCGTCAACCAGGCGTTCACGCCTCGGATCGTGCGGCGGCTCGAGCCGCGCATGCGCGAGATCGCCGAGTTGCTGATCGATCGCGCGGTCGCGGAAGGCGAGACCGATTTCGTCCGGACGGTTGCCTATCCTCTGCCCGTCACGGTCATCGCCGAGATCATCGGTGTTCCCACCAGCGACATGGAGCAATTCAAGAAGTGGTCCGATGCGGCGGTGGAAAACCTCGGGACGGGGTTGTTCGTGCCTCCCTCGCAGGAGCGCGTCGACAAGATCGTGCGCCTCATCCAGGAGATGGGTGAGTACTTCAACGTTCTGGCCGACGAGCGCCTGCGCGAGCCGCGCGAGGATCTGCTGACCGGGCTGGTGCGCGCCGAGCACGAAGGATCGCGCCTGACGCGCGAGGAGATGGTGCGCATGCTCGTGCTCCTGCTGGTTGCGGGCAACGAGACGACGACGACGCTGATCGGCGACGTCGTGCTCGAGCTGCTGGCCCACCCCGACGAGCTGTCCAAGCTGCGCGCGCGGCCCGAGCTGCTGGAGCGCGCCATCGAGGAGACGATGCGGTTCGCCTCACCGGTGCAGCTCGATCCGCGGCGCTGCGTGACCGATACCGAGCTTCACGGCGTGCCGATCGAGCGCAACCAGCTGGTGGTGTGCTGGATCGGCTCGGCCAATCACGACGAAGCCGTGTTCGAGCATGCGGAACGATTCGACATCGAGCGTGCGAGCAATACGCATCTCGGCTTCGGCTTCGGCCCGCACTACTGCCTGGGCGCCAACCTGGCACGCCTGGAGGCGCGCATCACCACCGAGGTGCTGCTGGAGAAAACGGCTTCGTTCGAGCGCGCGACCAGCGAGCCGCTGCCGCTGCACCCGAGCATCGTCTTTCGCGGCGTCACCGCGCTGCCGCTGCAGCTGAAGCCGCAAAGCTAGCTCAGTCCTCGCGGCCACCAGGGGTTGCCCGGCGCTCGAGCTCGTCGAGCAACGGTACCTGAGAGGCGAGGATCTTCTGGCGCGCCTCGGCGATCGCGTACCACTGGGCGCGGTCGACCTCGGGAAACTCACGCATCTGTCCGGAGCGCGGCGGCCATTCCATCGAAAATGTATTGCTGACGAGACGGCTCGCGTCGAAGTCGGCTTGGCCTGCGAACGCCGTGACGAGCTTGCCGCCGCGCTGCCGGATCGGCGCCAGCTCGATCCACTCGCATGCGTCGGGCCGGCAGCCGAGCTCTTCCTCGAATTCGCGCAACGCCGCTGCCAGCGGCTCTTCGGTCGGCTCGTACTCGCCCTTGGGAACGGTCCAGGCGCCTGCGTCCCTGCGAATCCAGAACGGGCCGCCGGGATGCACGAGCAGCACCTGGAGGGCGTCGTCGCGAAAACGGTAGAGAAGCAGGCCGGCGCTCTTTCTGCCCACGGCGCTCAGGATGGCCCGACGCCGCAAAAGCGCGAGCGGCCCGCCGCCCGGCACGGCACCGGAACGCTCGCCTCCTTCTTCAGCACGCCGCCGCGGTCACGCCGCGAGCCGGACCGGCTCCCTGCCGCGCCGGAGCTGGAGCCGGGCTGGAGCTGGAAATGATCGGCCGCTGCCCTAGCTTGCGGCGGCGATGGCGGCGCCCGTGCAGGCTCGACCGTTCTTCCGGCGCCACCCCGCTCTGGCTTCGCACTTCGCCCTCGCCGAGCTGGCGCAGCTGCCGACGCCGCTGCGGCGCATGGACGCTCTGGCCGCTCGTCTGTCTCTCTCCGACCTCTATCTGAAGGACGACGGCTGCAGCAGCCGCATCTACGGCGGCAACAAGGTCCGCAAGCTCGAGCTGCTGCTGGGCCTCGCGCGCGCCGATGGCGCACGCGAGGTGCTGACGTTCGGCTATGCCGGATCCAATCACGCGGCCGCCACCGCCGTGCACGCCGCCGCCCTCGGCATGCGCGGCATCTCGATGCTGATGCCGCAGGAGAATGCTGCCTATCTTCGCACCAACCTCCTCGTGAGCGCCGCTGTCGGCGCCGAGCTGCACGAGTACGACGGCATCGCCGGTGTCGCTGCCGGCGCGGCCTGGCAGTTGGTGCGCCATCGCATGCTCACCGGCGTCTCTCCTTTCCGCATCGCGCCGGGCGGCTCGAGCGCGCTCGGCACCGTCGGATTCGTCGCGTCGGCGTTCGAGCTGGTCGAGCAGATGGAATCGATGGCATTGCCGCCACCTGCGGCGGTGTACGTGCCCGCCGGCAGCATGGGAAGCGCGGTCGGGCTGGCCCTCGGGCTTGCGCTGCTGGCCGTTCCCACGCGCGTGCACGCCGTGCGTGTCACCGACTCGCGTTTCGTCAACGAACGGCGGGCGCGCGCACTGTGGACGGCGACGGTGCGGCTGCTGCGCGCAGGCGATTCCAGCGTGGGTGCCGCCGCATTCGATCCACAGCGGCTGCAGATCCGCGACGGTTTCTTCGGTGGCGTCTACGCCAAAGCGACGGACGAAGGGACCGAGGCAGCCATGCTCGCCGAGCGGCTCGAAGCGCTCCGGCTCGACGTCAGCTACACGTCCAAGACCATGGCGTGTCTGATTTCCGATGCACGACACGGG
Encoded proteins:
- a CDS encoding NUDIX domain-containing protein: MGRKSAGLLLYRFRDDALQVLLVHPGGPFWIRRDAGAWTVPKGEYEPTEEPLAAALREFEEELGCRPDACEWIELAPIRQRGGKLVTAFAGQADFDASRLVSNTFSMEWPPRSGQMREFPEVDRAQWYAIAEARQKILASQVPLLDELERRATPGGRED
- a CDS encoding aldehyde reductase, translated to MAESPEPLVLVTGATGYIAGHCIRELMEHGYRVRGTVRRLSDTAKHEHLRRLAAQLGGSLELVEADLSADRGWHEAVTGCTYVQHVASPFPPEVPKDENELIRPAVDGALRVLRACAASGTVRRVVMTSSVAAVAYGHASGQDKVLTEEDWSDPARCDPYPKSKTLAERAAWDFVRGLPAEQRFELSVINPGFVMGPLLNADQGTSGELIRKLMVRDMPACPEIGFAPVDVRDIAIAHRLAMELPQAAGNRYICAGDHIWVQDIARILAEEYNPRGYRVPTGKLPYFLMWIIAWFDKAVNLALTFVGRREVVSSAKAQKELGWRMRPVRESILDTARTMIEHGVVPSR
- a CDS encoding cytochrome P450: MATQARLLYDSDAGGSRRQRTLMTEPLAFNPFDYDTRWNPYPLYAKARRDHPVYRHPEFPIISVFRHADVEAILKDAARWSNQIRVPGVDMSAMGPPSMLGQDAPEHTRLRGLVNQAFTPRIVRRLEPRMREIAELLIDRAVAEGETDFVRTVAYPLPVTVIAEIIGVPTSDMEQFKKWSDAAVENLGTGLFVPPSQERVDKIVRLIQEMGEYFNVLADERLREPREDLLTGLVRAEHEGSRLTREEMVRMLVLLLVAGNETTTTLIGDVVLELLAHPDELSKLRARPELLERAIEETMRFASPVQLDPRRCVTDTELHGVPIERNQLVVCWIGSANHDEAVFEHAERFDIERASNTHLGFGFGPHYCLGANLARLEARITTEVLLEKTASFERATSEPLPLHPSIVFRGVTALPLQLKPQS
- a CDS encoding 5'-3' exonuclease H3TH domain-containing protein encodes the protein MIVHLIDGTYELFRHFYGLRRFHKGEDRAFGGVLGVLRTVVQMLEDGATHVGVATDHVIESFRNQLWPGYKTGEGIEPSLLAQFHPLEDALAAMGVALWPMVELEADDALASVAAVAAEDVRVEQVQIWSPDKDLAQCVRGERIVQVDRRSKQVRDAQAVRQKFGVEPAQIADYLALVGDAADGYPGLSGVGAKTAVRLLGRYGSIEALPDDVLGEQRQQALLFKRLATLRTDAQLVSGVDELLWRGPTAGFEAWAKRVGDVRLVARCAAVVAARASAK
- a CDS encoding helix-turn-helix domain-containing protein, with the protein product MAAPAETTRPTRRDATREAILEAALRCFGRDGFRRTALDRVAREAGISRAALYLHFANKEELFRALVEDLHARSLEDAIAASRADAPAVERLTGAICAKTARFFDLLRSSEHAQEFLDENHRLCGSISAAFALRHARLLARILASADAAGELSLAAAGVSAAQIAELLLDTAEGIKTRNLSVLSSAAYRKRLGDAVRLVLAGLVAPPQRRRASAARATPRGTR
- a CDS encoding pyridoxal-phosphate dependent enzyme, with the translated sequence MQARPFFRRHPALASHFALAELAQLPTPLRRMDALAARLSLSDLYLKDDGCSSRIYGGNKVRKLELLLGLARADGAREVLTFGYAGSNHAAATAVHAAALGMRGISMLMPQENAAYLRTNLLVSAAVGAELHEYDGIAGVAAGAAWQLVRHRMLTGVSPFRIAPGGSSALGTVGFVASAFELVEQMESMALPPPAAVYVPAGSMGSAVGLALGLALLAVPTRVHAVRVTDSRFVNERRARALWTATVRLLRAGDSSVGAAAFDPQRLQIRDGFFGGVYAKATDEGTEAAMLAERLEALRLDVSYTSKTMACLISDARHGLVREGPVVFWNTYNSVDLAPLAAKANVGDLPPRLRRYFD